The DNA sequence GCCGCGGCGAAGACCTGGACTCATCGCGGCTGATCCAGATTATGCTTCTCTATGCGGCGCCGCAGCACCTGGTAGCTGATCCCCAGCGCCTCGGCCGCACGCCGCCGGTTCCACTGGTGCTGTTCGAGCGCCTCCAGTATCTCGTCTGGCGTGACCTCGCGCGGCGGGGCCGGCCGAGATTCCGGCTTGGCCGCCGGTTCCGGCGCACTGCTCGATGCCGCCGCCGGCGATGGGCGCGCGGCGCGCCGCCCCGGCCCGTGCGAAGTCACGGTCTCCGTCTTGCCAAGTACAAGCCACCGCTTGATCGTGCTCTCAAGCTCGCGCACATTCCCGTGCCAGTCCCGCTCGGTAAGCTGCGTCAGGTCCTCGCCCGTCACTTCAAAAGGGCGGTCCCCCGCGAAATTGCTGTACTTCTTCGCGAAGTGCCGCACCAGCAGCGGGATGTCCTCCTTCCGGCTGTTCAGCGGCGGAGCCCAGATGCACACCTCGTTCAGGCGGAAGTACAGATCCTGCCGGAAGCTTCCGTTCTCCGTCTTCACTTCAATATCCGCATTCGTCGCCGCAATAATCTGAACGTCCACCTTCACCGAATGCCGCCCGCCCAGCTTCGTGAATTCCTTGTGCTCGATTACCTGAAGCAGCTTCGCCTGCAAGTTGGGGTGCATCTCGCAGATCTCGTCCAGGAAAATCACCCCCTTGTCCGCCAGGCTGAAGCGCCCCGGCTTCGCCGAAACCGCCCCCGTAAACGCGCCGCGCTCGTAGCCGAAAAGCTCGCTCTCCAGAAGCTGCTCCGGAAGCGCGCCGCAATTCACCTTCACCAGCGGCTTGTCGGCGCGCCGAGAAAGGCGGTGGATTTCCCGCGCGATCACATCCTTCCCCGCACCGCTCGGACCCCGGATAAGGCAATTGAGGTCCGTCTGCGCAACCTGCTTGATAACCGTGCGCAGCTCCTGCATCGGCGGGCTAACCCCCACCAGAAGCGATGCCGCAAGCTCGGGCGACTCCTCCACCTCCGCCGCCGCATCCGCCGAGGAGTTGCGCCGCGGCGTGGCCGCCTTCGATACCGCCGCCCGGATCTCAGGCAGGCTGAACGGCTTTACCAGAAAATCGCTCGCCCCACGCCGCATGCAATCGATCACCACATGCGGCGGCGCGTCGATCGAAACGCAGATCACGCTCGGCTGGTTCTTGCTCTCCAGGACCTGCGAAAGCGTCTCCGGCGTGAGCCCCGCTTCCGGCATAATCTCATAAAGAACGCAGTCAAAGTACTCCCGCTCCACGCGTTGCGCCGCCTGGCTCGCGCTGTTGGCCGACACAACCTGGTAGCCCGAAAGGCCGAGGCCCTTTTCGAGCGACCAGCAAACCCCGGGATCCGTGTCAACCACCAGAAGTCGCGGCGCGCCGGTGTCGGGAGTCTCGCTGGCGGGTACTGGTTTCACAATCACACTCACGCTGGTATTTCCGCGCTGCGCGGAGCCTGAAGCGGATTCCTCGGCAGGATGATGTGAAACGCCCGCCAGCGCCCGTCTTCGTGTTTCAGCAGTAGTTTGCCCCCGCAACTCTGGATCGCTCGCTGCGCCAGTATGAACTGCGGCTGGCTTTCGATCAACATCGGAAGCTCCTCCTGGCCCGAACGGTAGGGGAGCCCAAAGAGCTCCGCGGCCCGAGCCTCATACCGGATTTGCACCAGGATGTGGCTCGATTCCGATACCCACACGCCAAGCTGAAGCACGCCGCCCGCCTCAAGCGTCCGCGCCGCCGCCGCGATAAGGTCCAGCATCGTGCGCGCAAGGCTCACCCCATTCAACAGCACGCACTCGCAATCCCGCTCGTAGCAACGTTCCACCACGATCCCCCGGTTCTTCATCGAGCGCGAAAGAATATCCACCGCCTGGTCCAGATACTCCGAAAGCTGCACGGTCTCCACCGAGTCCTTCCGGGGCATCGAAAGGCTCCGGAAATCCTTGATCTGGCTGTGCAGACCCTCCACATTGTCCCGGATCAGCTTCAGCCCCTCTTGCGCCTCCGCGCATACCGGCGTCTCGCCGATGAAGTCCGCCGTCGTGCCGATCGCCGTCAGCCCCTGGATGAGCCCCTTCGAGATCTCCACCGCAATATTCCCCAGGCTCGCCCGCTGCGTCGCGTGCAGCGAAAGCCGCGCGTCCTGCCATTCAAAGCCCAGAAAGTGCGCGCACATCCCCAGAAACTGGTCGCAATCCAGATCAACCGTATAGCTCCGCGGGATAAAAAACGCCACCGAGCACACCTCCTTCCCCCAGAAGCTCTGCGGGTACACATACACCGCCGACGCCGGAAGATTCACGCTCGCGTATCGCTCCGTGAGCGCGCGCACCCGCTCTTCCGCTTCCTGCGGCAGCGCCGCCTCGCCTGCGTCCGTCTCCGGCGTCTCCACCGAAACCACATGCACCTCGTTGTCCGCGCCGCGCCACGCGCAAACGTACTCCCGGCCCGTCGCCGAAACAAGCGCCACGCTCTCAAGCGGCAGGTACTGCTCCAACTCCTCGATGATGCTCCGGAACACGAGCTCCTCGCTGTAAGAATCCGCCGCCACCTGCGTCAGGCGCACCAGCGAGTGAAGGCGCGCGCTCACCAGCTCGCAATGGTTCGCATACTGCCGCAGATCGCGGGTCGCATCCTCCACCCGAACCTTCAACTGCTCGCGTTCCTCCGACAACAGCCGCACCAGCTCATCCCGCTCCAGCAGCACCGCGTGGTACTCCAGCGCCCGCTTCACCGCCGCCTGAAGCGTCGCGGAGACAAACGGCTTGATCACAAAATCAAAAGCCCCCGCCCGCATCGTGTCGATGATCGTCTCCGCGCGCCCGTCCCCCGTCAGGATAACCGGCGCCAGCAGCGGATGGTGCTCCCGCATAAACGGCAGAAGATCCAGCCCGTTGCCGTCCGGAAGCCCAAGATCCACCAGCGCGCACGCAAAAGTGCGCTCGCCCAGCCGTTCCCGCGCCTCCGCAAGGCTCGATGCCGACACCGTCGAAAGCCCCGATACCTGCATCAGCTCCCGAAGCAGTCCCTGGATCTGTTGATTGTCGTCGACAATCAGTATGTGAATGTCATCGTTCATCCCAACCCGTTCGTGCCTGCCCCGGGGCCCGCGTGCCTGTCCCCCGGCGCGCTGGCGGGGCCACAGCCGCCAGTGACCCGCAAGGATACCGTATGTGCATGTGATATTCCAACTTATCTGTGCCGAATTCCGTACTATTCTCCCCATTACCCGCCCGCCACGGCGCTGGATTCCCGACCAATTCTGTGTTAAGGTAACTTGACGTGCCGCAGTGAGTTTTGAACGGAATTCCACCATCATGATTGCTCGTATCTGCACCGCAACCGCCGCCTTGGCCCTGCTCGCGGCAACCGCACCACCAAACCCGGCAAGCGCCAGCGAAACCTACGCCCGCGAAATCGCACCCATCTTCGCCCGCGCCTGTGTCTCCTGCCACGGGCCCGAGCAACAAAAAGCCGGCCTCCGGCTCGACAGCCCAGCCGCCCTCGCCATCGGTGGCGACAGCGGGCCACCCCTCAGAGCGGGCGACCCCGCCGGCAGCCTCCTCTACCAGGCCGTCGCAGGGCTCCACGAAAGCCTCGCCATGCCCCCCAAGGGCGACCCCCTCACCACGGAAGACCTCGCCGCCATCCAGCGATGGATCGAGGCCGGCGCCCAGCTGCCGGAAGAGGAGGGGGGGAGGCCCGCCGTACAGTCCGACCACTGGTCGTTCCAGCCCGTAACCCGCCCCGAAATACCCGAAACCACCGTCGGCTGGGGGGATAGCCCCATCGACGCCTTCATCCTCAAGCGCCTCGAAGCCGCCGGCGTCGCCCCAAGCCCCCAGGCTGATCCGAAAACCCTCGTCCGCCGCCTCTACCTCGATCTCGTCGGGCTCCCCCCCGATCCCCAGGTGGCCGACGCCTTCGCCGAAAACCCGGCCCCCGCAGCCTACGAAAAACTCGTCGACTCCCTCCTCGCCTCGCCCCATTTCGGCGAGCGATGGGGCCGCCACTGGCTCGATCTCGCACGCTACGCCGACAGCGACGGCTACGAAAAGGACAGCCCCCGCCCCTACGCCTGGCGCTACCGCGACTGGGTCATCAATGCCATCAACGAAGACCTCCCCTACGACCAGTTCGTCATTCACCAGCTCGCCGGCGATCTCCTCCCCGGAGCCACCCTAGCGCAACGCGCCGCCACCGGCTTCCACCGCAACACCCTCACCAACCGCGAAGGCGGCATCGACCCCGAAGAGGATCGCGTCAAGCAGGCCGTCGACCGAACCAACACCACCGGCGCGGTCTTCATGGGCCTCACCATGGCCTGCGCCCAATGCCACACCCACAAGTACGACCCCATCACCCAGCGCGAATACTTCGGCATGTACGCCTTCTTCGACGCCGCCATGGAGGAGAACATCCCCGCGCCGCTGCCGGGCGAGGAAGAGGCCCACGCCGCCGCCGTCGCGGATCATGAAGCCAAAGTCGCCGCAAAACAGGCCGAACTCGACGCCTACCGCCCCAGCCTCCTCGGCGGCCTCGCCGAATGGGAAGCCGCCATTGCCGTGCCAGAGGATGGCTGGAACATCCAGGACCCCGTCACCTTCAGCTCGATCGGCGGAGCCGCCCTCGAAGAACTAGACGACCGCTCCATTCTCGCTAGCGGAGAAAACGGCGTCACCGATACCTACACGGTCGTCCTTCGCTCCGGGGATATCGGCGTCCGCGGCCTCCGCCTCGAAGTCCTCACGCACAATTCCCTCACCTTCAATGGCCCGGGAAGAGCGCACAACGGCAACTTCGTGCTTTCGGAAATTACCGTCAACGCCGCGCCCGCCGGACGCCCCCACAGCACCGAAAACATCAAAATCGCGCGGGCAAAAGCCACCTTCGAACAGGAGGGTTACCCCATCGAAGCCGCCTTCGACGGCGATCCCGTCACCGGCTGGGCCATCCTCGACGGGCGCAACACCAACCAGAACCGCTCCGCCGAATTCACCTTCGAATCGCCCGCCGGATTCGACCGCGGAACCATCTTTACCATCACCCTCGACCAGCGCTACGGCGAGATGTACAACCTCGGCCGCTTCCGGATCGCCCTCACCACCAACGACCCCGAAAACATCCTCTACCCGGACGATGTCGTCGCCGCGCTCCAGACCCCCGCCGCCGACCGAAGCGCCGAACAGATCAAAACCCTCCTCGACTACCACGGCCAGAACGACGAAACCTACGTCAAACCCGCAGGCGAATTGCGCGACCTCCAGAACAATCCGCCCAAGCCGATCCCCTCCATCGTCATGGCCATCGCCCGGAATCCCAATCCGCCCGTCACCCGCGTCCACAACCGCGGCGACTTCCTCCAGCCCGGCGCCGTCGTCGGGCCGCACACCCCCGCCGTGCTCCACCCGCTTCAGCCCCGCGGGGAATCGCCAGACCGCCTCGACCTCGCACGCTGGATCGTGGACCCCGCCAACCCGCTCACCGCGCGCGTCGCCGTAAACCGCGTCTGGGAGCACCTCTTCGGCGACGGGCTCGCCCGCACCAGCGAAGACTTCGGCACACGCACCGAAGACCCCACCCACCCCGAACTGCTCGACTGGCTCGCCGCAAGCTTCATTGAGGATCACCACTGGAGCCGGAAATCCCTCATCAAGGCCATCGTCATGTCCGCAGCCTACCGGCAGTCCTCCCACATCCGCGAAGACCTCTTCGACCGCGATCCGGCCAACCGCCTCATCGCGCGCCAGAACCGGTTCCGCGTCGAAGCCGAAATCACCCGCGATCTCTTCCTCGCCGCCAGCGGCCTCCTGGTCGACGATATCGGCGGCCCCAGCGTCCGCCCGCCCCTTCCCGAGGGCGTCGCCAATCTCGGCTACGCCAACTCCGTCAAGTGGCCCGAAAGCGAAGGCCCCGACAAATACCGCCGCGGCCTCTACATATTCTTCCAGCGCACCGTTGCCTATCCCATGCTCGTGGCCTTCGACTGCCCCGACTCCAATGAAGCCAAGTTGAGCCGCAACCGCTCCAACACGCCCCTCCAGGCCCTCACGCTCCTCAACGACCCCGTCTTCGTCGAGGCGGCCCAGGCCCTCGGAACGCGCCTGCTCGAACTGCCCGCCGGAACCGGCCCCGAACGCGCCCGCGAGGCCTTCCGCCTCTGCATGGGCCGCGATCCCATCGACCGCGAGCTCGATCTGCTCGTCAAGCTCATCGCCGAACAGGAAGCCCTCTTCAAGCAGTACCCCGAAGAAGCCAAAACGCTGCTCGGCGACTATCTCCCCGAAAACATGCCGCCCGAAAAAGCCGCCGCACACATGATCCTCGCGCGCTCCATCATGAACCTCGACGAA is a window from the Candidatus Hydrogenedentota bacterium genome containing:
- a CDS encoding response regulator, with the protein product MNDDIHILIVDDNQQIQGLLRELMQVSGLSTVSASSLAEARERLGERTFACALVDLGLPDGNGLDLLPFMREHHPLLAPVILTGDGRAETIIDTMRAGAFDFVIKPFVSATLQAAVKRALEYHAVLLERDELVRLLSEEREQLKVRVEDATRDLRQYANHCELVSARLHSLVRLTQVAADSYSEELVFRSIIEELEQYLPLESVALVSATGREYVCAWRGADNEVHVVSVETPETDAGEAALPQEAEERVRALTERYASVNLPASAVYVYPQSFWGKEVCSVAFFIPRSYTVDLDCDQFLGMCAHFLGFEWQDARLSLHATQRASLGNIAVEISKGLIQGLTAIGTTADFIGETPVCAEAQEGLKLIRDNVEGLHSQIKDFRSLSMPRKDSVETVQLSEYLDQAVDILSRSMKNRGIVVERCYERDCECVLLNGVSLARTMLDLIAAAARTLEAGGVLQLGVWVSESSHILVQIRYEARAAELFGLPYRSGQEELPMLIESQPQFILAQRAIQSCGGKLLLKHEDGRWRAFHIILPRNPLQAPRSAEIPA
- a CDS encoding PSD1 domain-containing protein, whose amino-acid sequence is MIARICTATAALALLAATAPPNPASASETYAREIAPIFARACVSCHGPEQQKAGLRLDSPAALAIGGDSGPPLRAGDPAGSLLYQAVAGLHESLAMPPKGDPLTTEDLAAIQRWIEAGAQLPEEEGGRPAVQSDHWSFQPVTRPEIPETTVGWGDSPIDAFILKRLEAAGVAPSPQADPKTLVRRLYLDLVGLPPDPQVADAFAENPAPAAYEKLVDSLLASPHFGERWGRHWLDLARYADSDGYEKDSPRPYAWRYRDWVINAINEDLPYDQFVIHQLAGDLLPGATLAQRAATGFHRNTLTNREGGIDPEEDRVKQAVDRTNTTGAVFMGLTMACAQCHTHKYDPITQREYFGMYAFFDAAMEENIPAPLPGEEEAHAAAVADHEAKVAAKQAELDAYRPSLLGGLAEWEAAIAVPEDGWNIQDPVTFSSIGGAALEELDDRSILASGENGVTDTYTVVLRSGDIGVRGLRLEVLTHNSLTFNGPGRAHNGNFVLSEITVNAAPAGRPHSTENIKIARAKATFEQEGYPIEAAFDGDPVTGWAILDGRNTNQNRSAEFTFESPAGFDRGTIFTITLDQRYGEMYNLGRFRIALTTNDPENILYPDDVVAALQTPAADRSAEQIKTLLDYHGQNDETYVKPAGELRDLQNNPPKPIPSIVMAIARNPNPPVTRVHNRGDFLQPGAVVGPHTPAVLHPLQPRGESPDRLDLARWIVDPANPLTARVAVNRVWEHLFGDGLARTSEDFGTRTEDPTHPELLDWLAASFIEDHHWSRKSLIKAIVMSAAYRQSSHIREDLFDRDPANRLIARQNRFRVEAEITRDLFLAASGLLVDDIGGPSVRPPLPEGVANLGYANSVKWPESEGPDKYRRGLYIFFQRTVAYPMLVAFDCPDSNEAKLSRNRSNTPLQALTLLNDPVFVEAAQALGTRLLELPAGTGPERAREAFRLCMGRDPIDRELDLLVKLIAEQEALFKQYPEEAKTLLGDYLPENMPPEKAAAHMILARSIMNLDEFLTRE
- a CDS encoding sigma-54-dependent Fis family transcriptional regulator codes for the protein MKPVPASETPDTGAPRLLVVDTDPGVCWSLEKGLGLSGYQVVSANSASQAAQRVEREYFDCVLYEIMPEAGLTPETLSQVLESKNQPSVICVSIDAPPHVVIDCMRRGASDFLVKPFSLPEIRAAVSKAATPRRNSSADAAAEVEESPELAASLLVGVSPPMQELRTVIKQVAQTDLNCLIRGPSGAGKDVIAREIHRLSRRADKPLVKVNCGALPEQLLESELFGYERGAFTGAVSAKPGRFSLADKGVIFLDEICEMHPNLQAKLLQVIEHKEFTKLGGRHSVKVDVQIIAATNADIEVKTENGSFRQDLYFRLNEVCIWAPPLNSRKEDIPLLVRHFAKKYSNFAGDRPFEVTGEDLTQLTERDWHGNVRELESTIKRWLVLGKTETVTSHGPGRRAARPSPAAASSSAPEPAAKPESRPAPPREVTPDEILEALEQHQWNRRRAAEALGISYQVLRRRIEKHNLDQPR